The Malus domestica chromosome 06, GDT2T_hap1 genome has a segment encoding these proteins:
- the LOC103420159 gene encoding secretory carrier-associated membrane protein 4 isoform X1 — translation MNRHHDPNPFDEEEVQVEVNPFSNGAAAPMSKSRVPPVSSEHLGFGQKHDATVDIPLDTMNDSKQKAKELATWEADLKKREKDIKRREDSVAKAGVPVDDRNWPPFFPIIHHDIANEIPIHAQRLQYMAFASWLGIVLCLFFNVIAIIVCWIRGGGVKIFLLATIYALMGCPLSYVLWYRPLYRAMRTDSALKFGWFFMFYMLHIGFCIVAAIAPPIVFNGKSLTGILSAIDVFSDHVVVGIFYLTGFALFCLESLLSLWVLQKVYMYFRGNK, via the exons ATGAATCGCCACCACGACCCCAACCCATTTGACGAAGAAGAAGTCCAGGTCGAGGTCAATCCTTTTTCG AATGGTGCTGCTGCTCCTATGTCAAAGTCGCGTGTTCCACCAGTGTCATCTGAACATCTGGGTTTTGGGCAGAAACATGATGCCACAGTCGATATACCGTTGGATACCATGAAT GATTCTAAGCAAAAGGCAAAAGAGCTTGCAACTTGGGAAGCGGATCTCAAGAAGCGAGAAAAG GATATTAAACGGAGAGAAGATTCTGTTGCAAAAG CTGGTGTCCCTGTTGATGATAGAAATTGGCCTCCTTTTTTTCCAATTATTCACCATGATATAGCTAATGAAATACCAATACATGCTCAAAGGCTACAATATATGGCTTTTGCAAGTTGGCTAG GCATAGTTCTTTGCCTATTTTTTAATGTGATTGCGATTATTGTCTGTTGGATTAGAGGCGGGG GTGTTAAAATATTTTTGCTTGCAACGATCTATGCTCTAATGGGATGCCCTCTTTCATATGTTCTTTGGTACAGGCCTCTCTATCGTGCAATGAG AACAGATAGTGCCCTGAAGTTTGGTTGGTTTTTCATGTTCTATATG CTCCACATTGGATTTTGTATTGTTGCGGCGATAGCTCCTCCAATTGTCTTTAATGGGAAATCATTGAC GGGAATTCTTTCGGCAATTGATGTTTTCTCTGATCATGTGGTGGTAGGG ATATTCTACTTAACTGGGTTtgcattgttttgcttggagtctCTTCTAAGCTTATGGGTACTTCAG AAAGTATACATGTATTTCAGGGGGAACAAGTGA
- the LOC103420159 gene encoding secretory carrier-associated membrane protein 4 isoform X2 has protein sequence MNRHHDPNPFDEEEVQNGAAAPMSKSRVPPVSSEHLGFGQKHDATVDIPLDTMNDSKQKAKELATWEADLKKREKDIKRREDSVAKAGVPVDDRNWPPFFPIIHHDIANEIPIHAQRLQYMAFASWLGIVLCLFFNVIAIIVCWIRGGGVKIFLLATIYALMGCPLSYVLWYRPLYRAMRTDSALKFGWFFMFYMLHIGFCIVAAIAPPIVFNGKSLTGILSAIDVFSDHVVVGIFYLTGFALFCLESLLSLWVLQKVYMYFRGNK, from the exons ATGAATCGCCACCACGACCCCAACCCATTTGACGAAGAAGAAGTCCAG AATGGTGCTGCTGCTCCTATGTCAAAGTCGCGTGTTCCACCAGTGTCATCTGAACATCTGGGTTTTGGGCAGAAACATGATGCCACAGTCGATATACCGTTGGATACCATGAAT GATTCTAAGCAAAAGGCAAAAGAGCTTGCAACTTGGGAAGCGGATCTCAAGAAGCGAGAAAAG GATATTAAACGGAGAGAAGATTCTGTTGCAAAAG CTGGTGTCCCTGTTGATGATAGAAATTGGCCTCCTTTTTTTCCAATTATTCACCATGATATAGCTAATGAAATACCAATACATGCTCAAAGGCTACAATATATGGCTTTTGCAAGTTGGCTAG GCATAGTTCTTTGCCTATTTTTTAATGTGATTGCGATTATTGTCTGTTGGATTAGAGGCGGGG GTGTTAAAATATTTTTGCTTGCAACGATCTATGCTCTAATGGGATGCCCTCTTTCATATGTTCTTTGGTACAGGCCTCTCTATCGTGCAATGAG AACAGATAGTGCCCTGAAGTTTGGTTGGTTTTTCATGTTCTATATG CTCCACATTGGATTTTGTATTGTTGCGGCGATAGCTCCTCCAATTGTCTTTAATGGGAAATCATTGAC GGGAATTCTTTCGGCAATTGATGTTTTCTCTGATCATGTGGTGGTAGGG ATATTCTACTTAACTGGGTTtgcattgttttgcttggagtctCTTCTAAGCTTATGGGTACTTCAG AAAGTATACATGTATTTCAGGGGGAACAAGTGA